From a region of the Cyclopterus lumpus isolate fCycLum1 chromosome 5, fCycLum1.pri, whole genome shotgun sequence genome:
- the dctn2 gene encoding dynactin subunit 2 isoform X2, which produces MADPKYANLPGIAFNEPDVYETGDLPEDDQAQFESEELCSDSVERIVVNPNAAYDKFKDKHINTKGLDFSDRISTSRRVGYESGEFEILGEGCGVKETPQQKYQRLVNEIQELTQEVDTIQSAIKDTNAEERLTPVVLAQHAAQLKQQLVSAHLDSLLGPHAHINLADPDGALARRLLTQLEVAKGSRGSVAGDSKPTASAKGPDGVVLYELHSRPEQERFNESAKMAELEKRLAELEMAVGSGSDKQGPLSSGVQGASLMATIELLQARVSALDSATLDQVEARLQSVLGKMNEIAKHKAAIEDAETQNKVSQLYDVVQKWDAMSTSVPQVVQRLVAVKELHEQAMQFGQLLTHLDTTQQMINNSLKDNNTLLTQVQQTMKENLGAVEENFASLDQRMKTLSK; this is translated from the exons GAGGAGCTCTGCAGTGACAGCGTGGAGAGGATTGTGGTCAACCCCAACGCAGCCTACGACAAGTTCAAAGACAAGCATATCAACACCAAGGGGCTTG ACTTCTCAGACAGAATCAGTACAAGCCGAAGAGTGGGCTATGAGTCAGGAGAATTTGAAATC CTTGGAGAGGGCTGTGGAGTGAAGGAGACGCCCCAGCAGAAGTACCAGCGCTTGGTGAACGAGATCCAGGAACTCACTCAGGAGGTGGATACCATCCAG TCTGCCATAAAGGACACCAATGCAGAGGAGCGGCTGACCCCGGTGGTGCTCGCCCAGCATGCTGCCCAGCTCAAACAGCAGCTGGTTTCTGCCCATCTCGACTCCCTGCTGGGGCCACATGCACACATCAATCTGGCTGACCCCGATGGAGCACTGGCCAG GCGTCTGCTCACCCAGCTGGAAGTGGCCAAGGGCAGCCGTGGCAGCGTTGCCGGGGACAGCAAGCCGACGGCATCCGCTAAAGGCCCAGATGGAGTGGTACTCTACGAGCTGCACAGCAGACCGGAGCAGGAAAGATTCAATGAATCTGCCAAG ATGGCGGAACTGGAGAAGCGTCTAGCTGAGCTGGAGATGGCTGTTGGCTCAGGATCAGACAAGCAG GGACCTCTGAGTTCTGGCGTACAAGGAGCCAGTTTGATG GCCACCATAGAGCTCCTGCAGGCGCGGGTCAGCGCACTGGACTCCGCTACTCTGGATCAAGTGGAGGCCAGACTGCAG AGTGTCCTCGGGAAGATGAATGAAATCGCTAAACACAAGGCAGCGATTGAGGACGCCGAGACACAAAACAAG GTGTCGCAGCTTTATGACGTTGTGCAGAAGTGGGATGCCATGTCCACCTCCGTACCTCAGGTGGTGCAGCGGCTCGTCGCTGTGAAGGAGTTGCATGAGCAAG CCATGCAATTTGGCCAGCTGTTGACCCACCTGGACACCACTCAGCAGATGATCAACAACTCCCTGAAGGACAATAACACTCTGCTAACACAG GTCCAACAGACAATGAAGGAGAATCTGGGGGCTGTAGAAGAGAACTTTGCTTCACTAGATCAGAGGATGAAGACTCTCTCTAAATAA
- the dctn2 gene encoding dynactin subunit 2 isoform X1: protein MADPKYANLPGIAFNEPDVYETGDLPEDDQAQFESFVQEELCSDSVERIVVNPNAAYDKFKDKHINTKGLDFSDRISTSRRVGYESGEFEILGEGCGVKETPQQKYQRLVNEIQELTQEVDTIQSAIKDTNAEERLTPVVLAQHAAQLKQQLVSAHLDSLLGPHAHINLADPDGALARRLLTQLEVAKGSRGSVAGDSKPTASAKGPDGVVLYELHSRPEQERFNESAKMAELEKRLAELEMAVGSGSDKQGPLSSGVQGASLMATIELLQARVSALDSATLDQVEARLQSVLGKMNEIAKHKAAIEDAETQNKVSQLYDVVQKWDAMSTSVPQVVQRLVAVKELHEQAMQFGQLLTHLDTTQQMINNSLKDNNTLLTQVQQTMKENLGAVEENFASLDQRMKTLSK from the exons GAGGAGCTCTGCAGTGACAGCGTGGAGAGGATTGTGGTCAACCCCAACGCAGCCTACGACAAGTTCAAAGACAAGCATATCAACACCAAGGGGCTTG ACTTCTCAGACAGAATCAGTACAAGCCGAAGAGTGGGCTATGAGTCAGGAGAATTTGAAATC CTTGGAGAGGGCTGTGGAGTGAAGGAGACGCCCCAGCAGAAGTACCAGCGCTTGGTGAACGAGATCCAGGAACTCACTCAGGAGGTGGATACCATCCAG TCTGCCATAAAGGACACCAATGCAGAGGAGCGGCTGACCCCGGTGGTGCTCGCCCAGCATGCTGCCCAGCTCAAACAGCAGCTGGTTTCTGCCCATCTCGACTCCCTGCTGGGGCCACATGCACACATCAATCTGGCTGACCCCGATGGAGCACTGGCCAG GCGTCTGCTCACCCAGCTGGAAGTGGCCAAGGGCAGCCGTGGCAGCGTTGCCGGGGACAGCAAGCCGACGGCATCCGCTAAAGGCCCAGATGGAGTGGTACTCTACGAGCTGCACAGCAGACCGGAGCAGGAAAGATTCAATGAATCTGCCAAG ATGGCGGAACTGGAGAAGCGTCTAGCTGAGCTGGAGATGGCTGTTGGCTCAGGATCAGACAAGCAG GGACCTCTGAGTTCTGGCGTACAAGGAGCCAGTTTGATG GCCACCATAGAGCTCCTGCAGGCGCGGGTCAGCGCACTGGACTCCGCTACTCTGGATCAAGTGGAGGCCAGACTGCAG AGTGTCCTCGGGAAGATGAATGAAATCGCTAAACACAAGGCAGCGATTGAGGACGCCGAGACACAAAACAAG GTGTCGCAGCTTTATGACGTTGTGCAGAAGTGGGATGCCATGTCCACCTCCGTACCTCAGGTGGTGCAGCGGCTCGTCGCTGTGAAGGAGTTGCATGAGCAAG CCATGCAATTTGGCCAGCTGTTGACCCACCTGGACACCACTCAGCAGATGATCAACAACTCCCTGAAGGACAATAACACTCTGCTAACACAG GTCCAACAGACAATGAAGGAGAATCTGGGGGCTGTAGAAGAGAACTTTGCTTCACTAGATCAGAGGATGAAGACTCTCTCTAAATAA